From a single Anaerolineales bacterium genomic region:
- a CDS encoding aldehyde ferredoxin oxidoreductase C-terminal domain-containing protein, with amino-acid sequence MTMPATLAETTLLKEFTYELRPVERGYAGRTLYINLDDNSIYEKPVTQQMKDLFTGGRGFALKLLWDAVTPQTKWNDPENELVIANGPICGITAYPGSGKSTVVTLSPLTENVIDSNVGGYFAPFLKFSGFDAIEIQGKAAEDVIIFIDGDTGRVTIESDPLTALDSHEVANQLTVKYGGDEKGRRGISVLSAGQAAEHTRIALINSTWYDVRRKEARFKQAGRGGPGRVFRDKKIKAIVVRYTDMGGDKNGVADMALIRKAGQRINKEITELDDKQNQMRKVGTANIVEVMDHIDLLPTHNYRYGSHPDTHKIDSKVWKEAFTQGLPDGCWLGCTMSCSHGVDHFPLKTGPYAGQCVLVDGPEYENAAGLGSNIGNFDPQKVLELNFYCDTYGIDSISFANCVAFAMECYEEGFITKEHTGGLELKFGEGAAALELIHQMARGEGFGVTVGQGVRYMKELFVREYGADPQFIHDIAMEMKGMEISEYLTKESLAQQGGYGMATKGPQHDEAWLIFMDQVQNLLPTFKDKAEALHYFPMWRTWFSLHGLCKLPWNDISPANNKETKEPAKVEEHVENYTWIHQGVTGKPTKVEDLLAQSERVYNFQKVFAIRMGRVGRKHDYPPYRAMGPVTKLEYESRQERYDEQLKRLLGIDPEGLTTEEKMAHLRAYRESQYEQLMDAVYERRGWDANGIPTPEKLRTLGMDLPELLAVVEEARKK; translated from the coding sequence ATGACCATGCCTGCCACACTTGCAGAAACCACCCTTTTGAAAGAATTCACCTACGAGTTGCGCCCCGTGGAGCGCGGCTATGCTGGACGGACGTTGTACATCAATTTGGATGACAACTCCATTTATGAGAAACCCGTCACCCAGCAGATGAAAGACCTGTTCACAGGCGGGCGCGGATTTGCGCTCAAACTGCTGTGGGATGCAGTCACGCCGCAAACCAAATGGAACGACCCTGAAAATGAATTGGTCATTGCGAATGGTCCCATTTGCGGCATCACGGCGTATCCGGGCAGTGGAAAATCCACGGTGGTGACTCTCAGTCCGCTGACGGAGAATGTGATCGACAGCAACGTCGGCGGGTACTTTGCTCCGTTCCTGAAATTCTCTGGTTTCGATGCAATTGAAATTCAGGGCAAGGCGGCGGAGGATGTCATCATCTTCATTGATGGCGACACGGGCAGGGTGACGATTGAGTCAGACCCGCTCACAGCGTTGGATTCGCATGAAGTGGCGAACCAGCTCACGGTCAAGTATGGAGGCGATGAAAAAGGCAGGCGCGGCATCTCGGTCTTGTCAGCGGGTCAGGCGGCGGAGCATACGCGCATCGCGTTGATCAATTCCACTTGGTATGACGTGCGCCGCAAGGAGGCGCGTTTCAAGCAGGCGGGGCGCGGCGGACCGGGGCGCGTCTTCCGTGACAAGAAGATCAAAGCCATCGTCGTGCGGTATACCGACATGGGCGGCGACAAGAACGGCGTGGCGGATATGGCGCTCATCCGCAAGGCGGGGCAGCGCATCAACAAGGAGATCACGGAACTCGACGACAAGCAGAACCAGATGCGCAAGGTGGGGACGGCGAACATCGTGGAAGTGATGGATCATATTGACCTGCTGCCGACTCATAATTACCGCTACGGCTCGCATCCCGACACCCATAAAATTGATTCCAAAGTGTGGAAGGAAGCCTTCACCCAGGGTTTGCCTGACGGATGCTGGCTCGGATGCACGATGAGTTGCTCGCACGGTGTGGATCACTTCCCGCTTAAGACGGGACCGTATGCGGGTCAGTGTGTGCTGGTGGATGGACCCGAATACGAGAACGCGGCGGGACTCGGCTCGAACATCGGCAACTTCGACCCGCAGAAAGTGTTGGAACTCAACTTCTACTGCGACACCTACGGCATTGACAGCATCTCGTTTGCGAACTGCGTTGCCTTTGCAATGGAATGTTACGAAGAAGGTTTTATCACTAAAGAACACACGGGCGGACTGGAACTGAAGTTCGGGGAGGGCGCGGCGGCATTGGAACTCATCCACCAGATGGCGCGCGGCGAAGGCTTTGGTGTGACCGTCGGGCAGGGCGTGCGCTACATGAAGGAACTCTTCGTGCGCGAATACGGCGCCGACCCGCAGTTCATCCATGACATTGCGATGGAAATGAAGGGCATGGAAATCTCCGAGTACCTGACCAAAGAGTCGCTTGCCCAGCAGGGCGGCTATGGGATGGCGACCAAGGGTCCCCAGCATGATGAGGCGTGGTTGATCTTCATGGATCAGGTGCAGAATTTGCTTCCGACCTTCAAAGACAAGGCGGAGGCGCTGCATTACTTCCCCATGTGGCGGACGTGGTTCAGCCTGCACGGGCTGTGCAAACTGCCGTGGAACGACATCTCGCCCGCGAACAACAAAGAGACCAAGGAACCCGCTAAGGTGGAGGAACACGTCGAAAACTACACGTGGATTCATCAGGGCGTGACGGGCAAACCGACGAAGGTCGAAGATTTGCTGGCGCAGTCGGAGCGCGTGTACAACTTCCAGAAGGTGTTTGCCATCCGCATGGGACGAGTCGGGCGCAAGCACGATTATCCGCCCTACCGCGCGATGGGACCTGTGACCAAACTCGAATATGAGTCGCGGCAGGAACGTTATGATGAGCAGTTGAAACGTCTGCTGGGCATCGACCCCGAAGGTCTCACCACCGAAGAGAAGATGGCGCACCTGCGGGCGTACCGCGAATCGCAATACGAGCAATTGATGGACGCGGTTTACGAGCGGCGCGGCTGGGACGCGAACGGCATCCCCACGCCTGAGAAACTCCGCACATTGGGCATGGATTTGCCCGAACTGCTGGCGGTGGTGGAAGAGGCGCGGAAGAAGTAG
- a CDS encoding acetate--CoA ligase family protein yields MVIIARMDNSLLPFFHPKGVVVVGASTSPEKLGYGVARNLIHSGYKGAIHLVAQKSGEVFGKQIHTSLQDIPDPVDLAILIVPTPATPQAIEECGARGIKAAVIVSAGFREVDEEGAELEQRCVEIAQTHGVRLLGPNCIGTIDTHFPLDTTFLQPPMPTQGGIGFISHSGAFAAAIVDWARGQGFGFSRIVSLGNQADVNETDMLPMLADDEHTDVIVMYMESISNGRRFVHAASEVTKRKPVIALKVGRFEAGQKAAASHTGALAASDTAFDAAFDKAGVLRAETAEQMFDWARALEVYPRGFDTSRQNQRDYSTTSARIGILTNAGGPGVIAADSLEREGLVLAHLSDSTLEALSAILPAAANIHNPVDMLASASPEQYAECLNILLKDKGVDAVMVILPPPPMFTAEEVAAKINEVIGKSGKPVVVALLGSTLVEKAVETFASSKIVTYPFPERAASALGALVRRTKALDRKPQIVDRETVIHHPPSTVDELMQAYGIPTAPIKLAQDENEAVRIADELGYPVVMKIASPGISHKSDVGGVLLNIKDDKALQLSYAQMMERMKKLVPPVQIDGVHIQRQIPAGQEVIIGMVRDKQFGPLMMFGSGGVEVEGLKDVAFCLGPLSQAEAESMMRRTWAGRKLKGFRNIPPVDEDAVRDVLIELSQLAEEHEEIEEIEINPLRVLTKGAVAVDVRVKLRA; encoded by the coding sequence ATGGTTATAATCGCCCGCATGGACAACTCCCTGCTCCCCTTCTTTCACCCCAAAGGCGTCGTGGTCGTCGGCGCATCCACCTCGCCTGAAAAACTCGGCTATGGCGTGGCGCGGAATTTGATCCACAGCGGATACAAGGGCGCAATCCATCTCGTCGCGCAAAAAAGCGGAGAGGTCTTTGGTAAACAAATCCACACCAGCCTGCAAGACATCCCCGACCCCGTTGACCTTGCGATTCTCATCGTGCCAACGCCAGCCACACCACAGGCAATCGAAGAATGCGGGGCACGCGGAATCAAAGCGGCGGTGATCGTCTCGGCGGGATTTCGCGAAGTCGACGAAGAAGGCGCGGAGTTGGAGCAACGTTGCGTCGAGATCGCGCAAACGCATGGCGTGCGCCTGCTCGGTCCCAACTGCATCGGCACCATCGACACCCACTTCCCGCTTGACACCACTTTCCTGCAACCGCCCATGCCCACTCAAGGCGGCATCGGCTTCATCTCACACTCGGGCGCATTCGCCGCTGCCATCGTCGATTGGGCGCGCGGACAAGGCTTCGGCTTTTCGCGCATCGTCAGCCTCGGTAATCAGGCAGATGTCAACGAGACCGACATGCTGCCCATGCTCGCAGACGATGAACACACGGACGTCATCGTGATGTACATGGAAAGCATCTCGAACGGCAGGCGCTTCGTCCACGCCGCAAGCGAAGTGACCAAACGCAAACCCGTCATTGCATTGAAAGTCGGTCGCTTCGAAGCGGGACAAAAAGCCGCCGCATCCCACACGGGCGCACTCGCCGCATCCGACACGGCGTTCGATGCCGCCTTCGACAAAGCAGGCGTACTCCGCGCCGAAACCGCCGAGCAGATGTTCGACTGGGCGCGGGCGCTGGAAGTGTATCCGCGTGGTTTCGATACGTCCCGCCAAAATCAGCGGGACTACTCAACCACCAGTGCAAGAATCGGAATTCTCACCAACGCAGGCGGACCCGGCGTAATCGCCGCCGATTCGCTCGAACGGGAAGGCTTGGTCCTTGCCCATTTGAGCGACTCCACACTGGAGGCGTTATCCGCCATCCTACCCGCCGCCGCCAACATCCACAACCCCGTGGACATGCTCGCATCCGCTTCGCCTGAACAGTATGCCGAATGCCTGAACATTCTCTTAAAAGACAAGGGCGTGGATGCGGTTATGGTCATCCTGCCGCCGCCGCCGATGTTCACAGCAGAAGAAGTTGCGGCAAAGATAAATGAAGTCATTGGCAAATCTGGGAAACCGGTGGTTGTTGCGTTGTTGGGTTCGACACTGGTGGAAAAAGCTGTTGAAACGTTTGCGAGTTCAAAAATTGTAACGTATCCATTCCCCGAACGGGCGGCGTCCGCGCTGGGAGCGTTGGTAAGACGAACGAAAGCCCTTGACCGCAAACCACAGATTGTAGACCGTGAAACCGTCATCCATCATCCGCCGTCCACCGTCGATGAACTTATGCAAGCCTATGGCATCCCCACCGCGCCGATCAAGCTGGCACAGGATGAGAACGAAGCGGTTCGAATCGCGGATGAACTTGGTTATCCGGTAGTGATGAAGATCGCTTCACCTGGTATTTCACACAAATCGGATGTGGGCGGGGTTCTGCTCAACATCAAAGATGATAAGGCTCTTCAACTTAGCTATGCACAAATGATGGAGAGAATGAAAAAGCTGGTTCCGCCTGTTCAAATAGACGGCGTACACATTCAGCGCCAAATTCCCGCAGGGCAGGAAGTCATCATCGGGATGGTGCGCGATAAACAGTTTGGTCCGCTGATGATGTTCGGCTCGGGCGGCGTGGAGGTGGAAGGGCTCAAGGATGTTGCCTTCTGCCTGGGTCCATTGAGCCAAGCCGAGGCGGAGTCCATGATGCGCAGAACGTGGGCTGGGAGAAAACTCAAAGGCTTCCGTAATATCCCGCCTGTGGATGAGGATGCGGTCAGGGATGTCCTGATCGAATTATCGCAACTCGCAGAGGAGCACGAGGAGATCGAAGAGATCGAGATCAATCCGCTACGGGTGCTGACGAAGGGCGCGGTGGCTGTGGATGTTCGAGTAAAATTGCGCGCATGA
- a CDS encoding serine hydrolase — translation MIQLEAFIAQFTDKAISAAVHDLKTGGEILVNADVMMHPASTMKVPVMMEVFRQAHDGSLSLDERLPILNSFKSIVDGSEFALEEADDSDLTLYKRIGETENIRELNRLMIVRSSNLATNLLMERVGTARVDAFIKELGIADMTVIRGLEDKKAYRLDINNSASARSSTHMMRLIAEGNVVSREVCDEMIEVMLGQEFNESIPALLPPDVKVAHKTGWTGEHFHDIGIVFLSNRQPYVISLFTHGFPEDDENQAHRCMAEISKIIYEGII, via the coding sequence ATGATTCAACTCGAGGCTTTCATCGCACAATTTACCGACAAGGCAATTTCAGCTGCCGTTCATGACCTGAAAACAGGCGGGGAGATCCTTGTCAACGCCGATGTGATGATGCACCCCGCCAGTACGATGAAAGTGCCTGTGATGATGGAGGTCTTTCGACAGGCGCATGACGGCTCGCTTTCACTGGATGAGCGATTGCCGATTCTCAATTCGTTCAAAAGCATCGTGGATGGGAGCGAGTTTGCGCTCGAAGAAGCGGACGATTCTGATCTCACGCTGTACAAACGCATCGGCGAGACCGAGAACATCCGCGAATTGAACCGTCTGATGATCGTGCGCTCGTCGAACCTCGCCACGAACTTATTGATGGAACGTGTCGGCACTGCGCGTGTGGATGCGTTCATCAAGGAACTTGGAATCGCGGACATGACCGTCATCCGCGGACTCGAAGACAAAAAAGCATATCGTTTGGACATCAACAACTCCGCCAGCGCGCGCAGTTCCACACACATGATGAGATTGATCGCGGAGGGCAATGTCGTTTCAAGGGAAGTCTGCGATGAGATGATCGAAGTGATGCTCGGGCAGGAATTCAACGAGAGCATCCCCGCGCTTCTGCCGCCTGATGTGAAGGTGGCGCATAAAACCGGCTGGACGGGGGAACACTTCCACGATATCGGCATCGTCTTCCTGTCAAACCGCCAGCCGTACGTCATTTCGCTGTTCACGCATGGCTTCCCCGAAGACGATGAAAATCAGGCACACCGCTGCATGGCGGAAATCTCAAAAATCATTTACGAAGGAATTATATGA
- a CDS encoding MOSC domain-containing protein, whose translation MITLSTLTYYPIKACRGFDVPASKVERMGLEHDRRMMVVTPDGGFLTQREHPRLALITPMLKGDSLTLSATNFDSLQVNIQKTGTPTPVDIWHSKDVASIDQGDEAATWLSDWLGISVRLVHFADGYVRNVNPEYAINPDDHTGFADGYPILIISEESLQDLNSRLDSPVPMNRFRPNLVVKGCEPFAEDMWKRIRIGGVEMALVKPCARCVVTTIDKETLAKSKEPLKTLGNFRQHKLGAIFGVNVIPLDEGRLEVGMSVEVIQ comes from the coding sequence ATGATCACCCTCTCCACGCTCACCTACTATCCCATCAAAGCCTGCCGCGGATTCGATGTGCCCGCCAGCAAGGTCGAACGCATGGGGCTCGAACATGACCGCCGCATGATGGTCGTCACGCCGGATGGCGGGTTTCTCACCCAGCGCGAACATCCGCGTTTGGCTTTGATCACGCCGATGTTAAAAGGAGATTCGCTGACCCTTTCCGCCACGAATTTTGATTCATTGCAGGTCAACATTCAAAAAACCGGCACTCCCACACCGGTCGACATCTGGCATAGCAAGGATGTTGCCTCCATCGATCAGGGCGATGAAGCCGCAACATGGCTCTCGGATTGGCTTGGCATCTCGGTGCGGCTCGTCCATTTTGCGGATGGATACGTGAGAAACGTCAACCCCGAATATGCGATAAACCCCGATGACCACACCGGATTTGCAGATGGTTATCCCATTTTGATCATCTCGGAAGAATCGCTTCAGGACCTAAACTCGCGGCTTGACTCTCCCGTCCCGATGAATCGCTTCCGCCCGAACCTTGTCGTCAAAGGCTGTGAGCCGTTCGCAGAAGACATGTGGAAGCGCATCCGCATCGGCGGCGTGGAGATGGCGCTGGTCAAGCCGTGCGCACGCTGTGTGGTGACAACGATCGACAAGGAGACACTGGCGAAAAGCAAGGAGCCTTTGAAAACTCTCGGCAACTTCCGCCAACATAAACTGGGAGCCATCTTCGGGGTGAACGTCATTCCGCTGGACGAGGGCAGGCTTGAGGTCGGCATGAGCGTGGAGGTCATCCAATAA
- a CDS encoding D-cysteine desulfhydrase family protein — protein MNIPRLNFAHLPTPIEELSNFSRLFGGPRIIVKRDDQTGLAFGGNKTRKLEFLIAEAREQGADLLISGGAMQSNHCRQTAAAAARYGFECKLVLTGETPKQPSANLLLDGLFGAEVITVEDRAFRDEALQKTFDDAVAAGKKPYLVPYGGSSSTGALGYAFAMEEFMKQNVHADWIVFGTSSGGTHAGLVLGQRLFGFKGKVLGISIDETEDDLKNHVSALASQASEKLGEQIHFTREDVLANDRYCQAGYGVFGAGEREAINLFAWHEGLLLDPVYTGRAAAGMIDLIRKGFFKKDETVLFWHTGGQPALFADKYSNSLL, from the coding sequence ATGAATATTCCGCGTCTAAACTTTGCCCATTTGCCCACGCCGATTGAAGAATTATCAAATTTTTCAAGGCTTTTTGGCGGACCGCGCATCATCGTCAAGCGCGATGACCAGACCGGGCTGGCATTCGGCGGGAACAAGACCCGCAAATTGGAATTCCTCATTGCCGAAGCCCGCGAGCAGGGCGCGGATTTGCTCATTTCGGGCGGGGCGATGCAATCCAATCACTGCCGTCAGACCGCAGCGGCGGCGGCACGGTATGGCTTCGAGTGCAAACTGGTGTTGACGGGCGAAACACCGAAACAGCCATCCGCCAATCTTTTGCTGGACGGTCTCTTCGGCGCGGAGGTCATCACTGTCGAAGACCGCGCCTTCCGCGACGAGGCTTTGCAGAAGACCTTTGATGATGCGGTTGCCGCTGGAAAAAAGCCGTATCTGGTCCCGTATGGCGGCTCCAGCTCGACGGGTGCGTTGGGATATGCCTTCGCGATGGAAGAATTCATGAAGCAAAATGTCCACGCGGATTGGATCGTCTTTGGCACCTCGTCCGGTGGCACACATGCGGGACTGGTGTTGGGTCAGCGTTTGTTTGGGTTCAAGGGCAAAGTGCTGGGAATCAGCATCGACGAAACGGAAGACGATCTAAAGAACCATGTCTCTGCTCTCGCTTCGCAAGCCAGTGAAAAACTTGGCGAGCAGATTCACTTCACTCGTGAAGATGTCCTTGCCAATGACCGGTATTGTCAGGCGGGCTATGGCGTGTTTGGGGCAGGCGAACGTGAAGCCATCAACCTGTTCGCGTGGCATGAGGGCTTATTGCTCGACCCCGTTTACACGGGACGCGCCGCGGCGGGGATGATCGACCTGATCCGCAAGGGGTTTTTCAAGAAGGACGAGACGGTTTTATTCTGGCACACCGGCGGTCAGCCCGCGCTGTTTGCGGATAAGTATTCGAACTCACTTTTGTAA